Proteins encoded within one genomic window of Triticum aestivum cultivar Chinese Spring chromosome 2D, IWGSC CS RefSeq v2.1, whole genome shotgun sequence:
- the LOC123055208 gene encoding uncharacterized protein produces MSRSGGLAVLLLLVLAARAAAAIKPLEEEPQGGKWTDQLTAEAAIKPSEEQPQDGKRADQLTAGAAITPSEEQPQDGKRLTARAAITPSEEQPQDAKRLTARAAITPSEEQPQGGMRAGHLTAAKGLLGEEPAARLAYVRTEEKKDSEDAATMPLEGMKPGGGVAIQQGGDPGTVPSASSGSGEHAKEESGEHGKEGSSSTSKEGEKSAKSCLTKEECHKKRLLCGKGCTMSAHAKCAAKCSKSCIATC; encoded by the coding sequence ATGTCTCGCTCCGGGGGCCTCGCGGTGCTGCTGCTCCTGGTGCTCGCCGCCAGGGCGGCCGCGGCGATCAAGCCATTGGAGGAGGAGCCGCAGGGCGGCAAGTGGACGGACCAGCTCACGGCGGAAGCGGCGATCAAGCCATCGGAGGAGCAGCCGCAGGACGGCAAGCGGGCGGACCAGCTCACGGCGGGAGCGGCGATCACGCCATCGGAGGAGCAGCCGCAGGACGGCAAGCGCCTCACGGCGAGAGCGGCGATCACGCCATCGGAGGAGCAGCCGCAGGACGCCAAGCGCCTCACGGCGAGAGCGGCAATCACGCCATCGGAGGAGCAGCCGCAGGGCGGCATGCGGGCGGGCCACCTCACGGCGGCCAAGGGCCTGCTGGGGGAGGAGCCCGCCGCGCGGCTGGCGTACGTCCGGACGGAGGAGAAGAAGGACAGCGAGGACGCGGCGACGATGCCGTTGGAGGGGATGAAGCCGGGCGGCGGCGTGGCGATCCAGCAGGGCGGCGACCCGGGCACGGTGCCGTCGGCGTCGTCGGGGAGCGGCGAGCACGCGAAGGAGGAGAGCGGCGAGCACGGCAAGGAGGGGAGCAGCAGCACCAGCAAGGAGGGGGAGAAGTCGGCCAAGAGCTGCCTGACCAAGGAGGAGTGCCACAAGAAGCGGCTGCTGTGCGGCAAGGGCTGCACCATGTCCGCCCACGCCAAGTGCGCCGCCAAGTGCTCCAAGTCCTGCATCGCCACCTGCTag